The genomic interval CGGGGTTTTTTATGTCCTAGTTTTATAAAAAAACTGTATACCTAGTCTACTAATTTTACGCAAAAATCACAAGATTTTACCAATTTATTCACAAAACCGTCACAATTCAGACATATTTACATTGTGTTGAGATCATCCTTTAATTTTTGTTCAGAAAGCTCCCACATGCCTTTGTCATGCTTTTTTAAGTAATCTGCAAGGATTTTTTTTGAACGTTCATCCATATGATCAACGATGATATGGCGCTTCATTGATTTATCCATGCGATTTACATGCTCTGGAAGTGATTTATACCCTCTTCTGATCGAACGGTCAACCGTCATTTCACACGCAGCCACACCAGCATAATACGGCCCTTCTAACTTTCGGTCAATTGTTACCCATACAAGCCAATAAGGTTTTCCATTAGGAACTTCTTCTTTCGTTTTAAGGAATTTAATACCTTTTTCAACAACACTTCTAGCATGCATGGCACCGATATCAACGAATGCTTCTCCTTCTTCGACATCAATAAAGACTGGTGACACATTATCAAGGCTAAGTGCGCCCACACCAAAGCCCTTATGCCCATCAGTTGGATCACTTTTTATAATATTAAACCCGATACTTTTTTTCTTTTTATCTTGTTCCATTCTTTATCCTCCTTCATCAACTATCCTATAATTGGACTTAATAAAAAATAAAATAGGTTCATCACAGCTGTTCCACCGACATCAAAAATAGGGTGGATTATGTAACGATCAAGAGGTGTAATCACTAGGATCAGAAAAATAATCATGCCATAGCTCTCATATTGTGTCAGCTTCGCCCTAACATTTGCCGGTGAAAGATCCTCTATAATGCGGTAACCATCCAGCGGCGGAAACGGGAGCAGATTAAATATAAACAGCATGACATTCAGTGATACGAAAAGATCGAAAAATTGCAGCATACTATTCCCATAGTTTTCTGGAATTGCTGACAGCATATTTGTTGCTGCCAAAATAAACGAAATGGCCGTCCCAAGGAAAGCAAGGACTAAATTACTTAAAGGGCCTGCGACAGAAACGAGCACACCTGCTAAACGAGGACGTTTAAAAAAATAACGATTAACCGGAACAGGTCTTGCCCATCCAAATCCTGCTATAAAAATAAGCAGTGTACCAAATGGGTCTAAATGTGCCAAAGGATTAAGCGTT from Metabacillus sediminilitoris carries:
- a CDS encoding YwhD family protein — its product is MEQDKKKKSIGFNIIKSDPTDGHKGFGVGALSLDNVSPVFIDVEEGEAFVDIGAMHARSVVEKGIKFLKTKEEVPNGKPYWLVWVTIDRKLEGPYYAGVAACEMTVDRSIRRGYKSLPEHVNRMDKSMKRHIIVDHMDERSKKILADYLKKHDKGMWELSEQKLKDDLNTM
- a CDS encoding site-2 protease family protein, which encodes MSNFLAFPLEVIPYVIITLIVAFTCHEFAHAYVAYKFGDPTAERQGRLTLNPLAHLDPFGTLLIFIAGFGWARPVPVNRYFFKRPRLAGVLVSVAGPLSNLVLAFLGTAISFILAATNMLSAIPENYGNSMLQFFDLFVSLNVMLFIFNLLPFPPLDGYRIIEDLSPANVRAKLTQYESYGMIIFLILVITPLDRYIIHPIFDVGGTAVMNLFYFLLSPIIG